In the genome of Piliocolobus tephrosceles isolate RC106 chromosome 20, ASM277652v3, whole genome shotgun sequence, the window GGATCCTTGATGAGCCAACATTGCACTGTGGATACATACCTATGTTTACGCGCTATTAGAACAGAAGGCGCTGTATATAGAAATGTTGCTTTGAAgcaatatttgcaaaacatgcaAACTTCTGTATctgtatttggaaaaaataaaacaggttctTGTTGCTATGTTTCAGTTACATATTGTTGAGttacagtcatgcatcacataATGTTTCTGTCAACCATGGACCCCATACACagggtggtcccataagattataatggagccgaaaaattcctatcacttaGTGATGTCCTGATGGTCCTACTGCATAGGCCTCGGCTAATGTGTGGATTTGTCTTAGTGtttaacaaaaatctaaaaagtaaaatatatattaaaaaaattaaactagaaaaaaactcatagaataaggatataaagaaaatatatttgtatagttgTACCATGTGTGTAAACACAAAGTGTTATTTCAGAAgtcaaagttaaaatttaaaagcttaCAAAGTAAAAAAGTTGGTCACGCAGGGTGCCTCagctgtaatcctaccacttagggaggctgaggctggagactctgtctctaaataaaaggCTGGGTGCTGTcgctcacgcttgtaaccccagcactttgggaggcaaaggtggccagatcacctgcggtcaggagttcaagactggcctggccaacatagcaaaaccccgtctctactaagaatacaaaaattagcatggtggcgcatgcctgtagtcccagctactcgggaggctgaggtaggagaatcgcttgaacccgggaggcggaggttgcagtgagccgagatcctaccactgcactccagcctgggcaacagagtgaaactctgtctcaacaaaacgaaaaacaaaaagttatcaTGAACTAAGGCTAATTTATTATtgtagaaagaaagttttaaaaaatcagtttaatagtgaccagcctgggcaacatggtgaaaccccatctctacaaaaattagctgggcatggtggcaggtgcctgtattcctaggtacttgggagtctgaggcaggaggatcacctgggcctgggAGCCAGAAGTCACAATGAACCTAGattgtgcctctgtactccagcctgggcaacaaagtgagatcctgtctcgaaaaaaaaaaatttagtcaatGTGTTCGGTGTTTATATACATTCTGGAGTAGCGTACAGTAACGTCCTAGatcttcacattcactcatcactTACCCAGCCAGAACAATGTCCAGTCCCGCAAtctctacatacatatatatatacacacacacagtttttttttttttttgagacggagcctcacctgttgcctagactggtgtgcaatggtgcgatctcagctaactgcaaccttcgcctcccaggttcaaacaattctcctgcctcagcctcccgagtagctagaattacaggtgcccgcaaccatgcccagctaattcttgtatttttagtagagacgtggtttcaccatgatggccacgctggtctcaaactcctgaccttgtgatccgctcacctcggtctcccaaagtgctgggattacaggcgtgagccaccgcacccagcctattatatatttttactgaaacttttctatatatagatacacaaataccattgttacaactgcctatagtattcagtacagtcacatgctgtataggcttgtagcctaggagcagCAGGCTCTATCACAATGCCTAGGTGTGTACAGGTTATACCATCTAGTTTACATAAGTGCACTCTATGAGGCTCACACAGTAAAACTGCCTAAGGGCTCATCTTTCAGAATGCATCCCCATTAAGGGACGCATGACTGTATAAAgttcttcacctttttttttttttttttttgagatggagtttcactcttgttgcccaggctgcagtgcaatggcacgatcaccgctcactgcaacctccgcctcccggtttcgagtgattctcctgccccagcctcccaagtagctgggattacaggcgtgcaccaccatgcccagctaattttgtatttttagtagagatgggggtttcactatgttgttcaagctggtctcaagctcctgacctcaagtgatccgcctctgccttccacagtgctggaattacaggcgtgagtcaccgcacttgTCCTTCACCTATTCTTAATCTTCTTTAAACATTACCTTTTAAAGAAGCCTGTTCTTACCTTCTGAACAACTGTCTTTTTCCAGGGAGGCAGgtgcaaactctgccaagaaatCCCAAGAATGCAAAGATACTTCTCAATTTGTCTTTAATATGCAAAAGCAAAATGCCCCTCACCAACTTCCCAGCCCAGTCTCACTCATGCTTTCTGGTGTAAACTGCAGGCTGACTTTGATTGTTGAGAGCAGTGCAAGGAAGACAAGTCTGACCTTCCTTATATTAACAAATGGCACTCACTGCAATAGGACCTATCTGGGACCAATCCAAGCTGTCCATGGACCCCAACTAGCTCCTTCCTGGTTGGGCAGAAGCCTCTGCAAACAGTAGGTTTAAGATTTCAGAACAGGTCCTCATTATTtgccaaattctttcttttgtaaacaatTATGCTAGTTTAAAAACCAAAAGGGAGCCAGCATTAAAATGAGTAGCTTCAGTAATGTAAATAATCCATTATTTCAACTAGTTCTGCTTAATTCCTACCACAGGCCTAAAATTTGGCAAGGAAGTTGAGCAAGTCTGGCGGCATAAGCCAGAGCTCACAGGAACTAGCCTATCTCTGTGAAGGTTTGCAGTAAACACTTCACTTTAAAATGGCTCAGTAACTTGGACATTTTGGGAAGCCTGTACCCAAAGGGCAGGTGCAAGTTGGTGCCCATATTGGTATAGAGGTATCCAGTTAAGTGAGCATTTAATAAAGCCAGCTATTTTGCGTGTAAGAAACCCAAGTGGGTCCTTGGGAGCCCAGGTGAAAAACTTCCCATATGTGGTAGAGGGGATAACCCAGTTTCAGACAACATCAAAAGATCCCACTATAGCCAACGAAGGCCTTATTGTTAGGGACTCCCAACTTCGTTTCGGCACCAGCCAGAAAGGCGGTGGTAAAAAGGCTTGGTAAAATAAACCCAATAAAGAACGAATGAAAGAGACACACCAGACCACAGGCGCTGCCAAAACTCATTTTTCATTAACATGGAGTGGGCTCCCAGGCTCAGGCCCCCGGACCCGATCATGGCCCTAGTCTACACAGAGCGCCCGGCCCTGGCCGCCCGCAGTTCCACCGCTCAACCGGTGATGCGCACATCCGTGCGGCGACGGATCCGCCGGGCCCGAGCCGCCTCGGGCAGGATGGCGAGCAGCTGCTCTTGCACCAGCATCTCCACGATCTGCTCCTTGGTGCGGATGTCAGGCCGCAGCCACTGGCGGGACAGCTCCCGCAGCTGCCGGAAAGCCTCCCGGGGACCCGCCGCGTCCTGGTAGCGGAACTGCCGGAAACGCTGGCGGAACGTCTCGGGGCCGAGTCTAGAACCGGCTGGGCCTGGTGGGGAGCGCGCTTCGGCTTCGGCCTGAGGCGCGACGCTCACGGGTGCTGGCCCGAGGGGCAACTCCCGGGCCGCGGAGGCCGCAGCCCGGGGCGTAGGGATGGCTTCGGGTACCGCGGCGTTGGGGCTGGAGGGCTCCGGGGCAGGCGGTGAGGCCTTCGGCAGCTTGGAGCCCACAGAGTTAAGCTCAGGGTCTGAGCTCGAACCGGCTCCTTCCGGTTTCTCCGGTGGCACCGCCGCGAGACTCCCAGTGGCCCCCAAGATCGGCTCCGTCGCCGCCATAACTCCAGCTCTGGGCGTCACTCTTTGTCCGGTAGCTGTGGGCTCAGCACTGCGTCTGCGCGCGGGCGGGGTGAGCAGGGAGACGTTTCCGGTTAAAGGGCAGAGCTCGCGCCACCCCTGAGGGAGGCTGACTCGGGACCCGCAGAGAGTGCGCGGAGCTTACCTGCACCAGCGAAGCGCCTGCGGCAGCCGGAAATAAAAAGTCTCTGGCTTCTCTGCGTCCACGTCGGAGCGCGAGCATCCGGAAGCCGCTTGCGGGCTCTCGGAAGCGGCGCCCTCTAGCGTTCTCGAGTCGCATGAGGCGGCTGCTGCCCTCGCAGTGCAAGAGGGCGAGCGGCGCGTGGCTTGGGCTTCTTCCGAATGGTGGCGTCTCTGAGCGCAAGTTCGAGGAGGAGTCGGAGGAGGAGCCTGAATGTTTCGAGGTAAACTTCAAGTCCCGGAACTTATTCTTGAGCCGCTTCGGTTTGCAGGTGACCTTTCCGTGCGGGCGCCCCTCCTGATTGACCCTGATGGGCTGTAACTGTGACAGCCCCTCCTTCGGGAATGATTAGGGTGACAGCTGGCCGGCGCTCGTCCGGGTGGCGCCCGGCCGGTGATCCGAACAGGGGAGCGGGACGGCGGTCGTTCTCTCGGGAAGGGCCCGGCTGGAGAAAGTCCTATCGCTTGGTCAGACTAGGAGGGCGATAGCACCCGCCTTACTGCGAGGATGACAAACTACAACACACCGTCTGGCGCGAAGGAAATGCTCCAgaactctttgctattgttattttTCGCGTGTCCTCCGAAACCAAGGGAAAGGAGGCTCTGTGGGTTCTGTTAACTTCAGGATTTAATAAGTGAATTGTAAATGCATTGCCCTTTATGGTGGCCGCTGGCCGCCTGAGTTGACTGAGCTCTTGCAACGGAGCTAGTTGATAACCCTCCAAATATAGCGAATTGAGATGTGCTTAATTATAAAATACGGGActtaatacaaaaaaactaatgtaaaatatctcaatacTTTTTAATACTGATTACATGTTGTAATATGTTTTGCATATACTGggtcaaataaaatgttattaatttcacctgtgtttttactttttaaatgcagctactaaaaaacatttaaattgcaTGTGCGGTTTACGTTATATTTCTGTTGAGCAGCCTTGGGTTAGAGGATTGGAGTGAGACTGCCTTTTGCCTTGGTGGAATCCCCTTTGATGGTACCCACCTCAGAGTTGctgggaggattaaataagttaagcCCTTGGAGAGAAAGGGCTTTTAAgaagtttgctcttgtttttattAGGTAAACTGCTTGCTATCTCTGAGCTACCGTTTTCTTAACAGTAAAATGTGGATGTAATAGAACTTATCTCTCAGAGGTCATCAAGAATTCAATGAGATGATGCAGGTAGAAGCATGTGGCCCTGACAGCCCTCGGCCAGGTGGTTTTCTGTCTGATAGCTGACTCACAAAtaattgttgttgcttttttctttttttttgagactgagtcctccgcctaccgggttcaagtgattcttctgcctcagcctcccgaatagctgggattacaggcgcccaccaccacacccggctaatattttgtatttttggtagagatgggggttcaccatgttggccaggctagtctcaaactcttgacctcaggtgattcacccgcctcagcctcccaaagtgctgggattacaggcgtgagccaccgcgcctggccacaaataGGGTttgtatcctcattttacagaaggggaaactgaggccctgaaaGGACAGGGGCCTCATATGAAAGGTTTTGTATGACACTTGTAGTCCTTTTGAGCTCTGTGCAGGATGGAGGAGCATGTTTAACAACCATTAACACGCTGTTAGCCCTGATATAAAACTTGTCCCTACCGGGgggcgggcgaggtggctcaagcctgtaatcccagcactttgggaggccgagatgggtggatcacgaggtcaggagatcgagaccatcctggctaacacggtgaaaccctgtctctactaaaaatacaaaaaactagccgggcgaggtggcgagcgcctgtagtcccagctactccggaggctgaggcaggagaatggcataaacccgggaggcggagcttgcagtgagctgagatcgcgccactgcactccagcctgggcgacagagcaagactctgtctcaaaaaaaaaaaaaaaaaacttgtcccTACCATAGGATGTTTCCTTTGGATGGGTAGAAGTGGACGCTCATGAAATCATTTCCATAGCCTGAAAACCTTGAAAGTCATTGCAATGGGCCTTTAATGCTTTTTAGTTGCTGACATGTAAAAATTGGGAGATTTCACATGCAAATCTGGATTTCTGgtttttcctgaaaaaaatggaagagctGGCCACACTGGACCCAAATTCCTGCCAGTCAATAATCAACTGACACTGAGTAGAGACGACTTCCTTTAGACAAGATACTCTGTCCCATGTGGTCTCAATCTCCACCATTCCCTATGGTTCTCTGAAATAGAATGTTGTTTGCATTTACTGTTGCTCTCAGGTTGTTGCTTTATTTAGAgctgatatttttctctattttctatttagAGGTGAGAAAGCAGGGCCCTAGTGTTTGTTATGCCTACTGGCTTCAAACCTTGACTTCTGTCTGGCCCCTTGGTAGTTGGGTTTGCTGCCCAGAGTGACCAACAGTGCTATTCCCTGTGTGGCAACAGGTACTCAGTTTCCAGGGCTAAAGGAGCACACTAAACCCTTCTGTGGAGGCAGGAGGTGCTAGACGTCTTCACTGCGGAGGGGACTTCAAGCTGAGACTCAAGAAGAAAATGGGTGGGGCTCAGGGACATTCCAGGTAGAAGTTACTGCCTGTACAAAGGCACATAGTGAGTAGGAGCAAAACTGTAGAAACTGCAGGCTATATGGGAAGGTGATTGGGATCTGGAGAAGGGGTGAGAGAGGTTGGAACACTGGTGGAGTTTAAATCATAAATGTCCTAGAATTCCATGTTTAAAATTTAGTTCTTGTCATGAAAGGGAATGAACTTTTGTGGCACCTGGAATATCATGAAATGTTATGTTAGATCTCTAGTTTATTTCTTCCATCCCTATTGAAATCGTGAATGATTAGAGATGGAAGGAGGGACCTGAGAGATCTATTAGAATCATTGAATGTTAGACTGGAGGGGGCCttagaaattgaattttaaaatccagCCCTTTATGGGCCGGTAAGCCTGGTTTAAAGTGATTCagcagtaaataataaataatgtggagggaataaatgaaacaagattggcGCAGtagttggccgggtgcagtggctcatgcctgtaatcccagcactttgggagacctaggtaggcaggtcacctgagctcaggagttcaagaccagcctgggcaacatgatgaaaccccgtctctactaaaaatacaaaaaaattagccgggcttggtggctcatgcctgtaatctcagcactttggaaggctgaagtgggcagatcacttgaaagaTTGGCAATATGTACACTCTACTTTTGTATGTGCTTGAAAATGTCTGTGacaaaagttaaaacatttagATTCCCagagtctgaaaaaaaaatatgtaatgccTCTTCTTTGAAAAGGGATGCAGTTATCTACTTTCATGTGATTTACATATATCCTTGAACCCTCCCAGGGGTCCCAGattaagtttaaaatatacatttatatttcattcttttgaattttacaGATTGAGAGGCCAAGATGCCAGAAGATGGATTGGTCCAAAATAAGAAAGCTAGTAAGTGATTCCATGAGGACAGAAATCTTTTGACTTTTAGCCCAAATTCTTATTACGCCTTTTTATCCCTAGATTGGGTGTTCACTTGGGAAGGGATCATAACTCATTCATCTCATATCACTTAGCTTCCAATACAAGGCCTGACTCCTAGCCAGCCTCAGTGTTGGTTAAAGGAAAGAGGACAAATGTGGATTGCAGACCATCCCTGGGAAGGCAGAGCTCTCATATGAGTCCCAGACTCTTTCAGAGACCTCAGTGCCTTTTGATGGCACTTTGTTGTTGAGGGTTGTGGAAAAGAAGCTTGgatacttattttcttctttatcagagCCATCGTACTGGAGAATACgtcttttaaaaagctttttattgGCCAagcacaatggttcatgcctgtaatcccagcactttgggaggccaaggcaggtggatcacgaggtcaggagtttgagaccagcctgcccaatatagtgaaatcccatctctactaaaaatacaaaaaattagctgtgcgtggtgacgggtgcctgtaatcccagctactttggaggctgaggcaggagactcacttgaacccgggaggcagaggttgcagtgagctgagatcacgccactacactccagcccgggtgacagtatgagactccatctcaaaaaaataataagttttttatttggaaataattacaGATTCCTAGAAGGTTGCAAAAGTAGTTCAGAGAGGTTTCATGTACCCTTCACTCAGTTTTCcctaatggtaacatcttgcatagctatagtacaatatcaaaaccaggaaattgacattggtacaatCCACAAACTTTATTCACATTTTCCCAGTTTTACATACatggatttgtgtgtgtatgtgtgtgtgtaggtctATGCAATTTTATCATGTGTGGATTCGTGCATCTACTACCACAATCGCTAGAACTGTCTGATCACCACAAAAATCCCTCATGCTGTCTCTTTAGAATTGCATCCATTCATCTTCCCTTCCCCTATCCCTAACcacaggcaaccactgatctattcTCCATGCCTATAACTctgttatttcaaaaatgttacatACTTGCAATCATATAGTGTGTAATCATTTGGGCTTGGCTCTTTCCACTTGGCACAATTCCCTGGAGATTCACCCAAGTGGTTGCCGGTGTCAATAGTTtgtcctttttattgctgagtagtaatCCATGGTATAGATGTACCATGGTATATTTAACCATccgttgaaggacatttgggttgtttccacctttgaGCTGTTACAAATAGAACTGCTATGAGTTATTTTATGATGTGGCCTTGGGTAATCATCTTTCTGAGCCTGGAAATAGTAACTACCACACAGGATGGCTCTGAATAGTCGATGAGGAGAAATATATGTAAGGGAACTGGTGCAGGGTTTGGCACAGAGTATAtacttagtaatttttttaaaacgaTGGTTATGAAGAGAGAATACTTCCTTGAATGTGTAAGTTCTAGtatgtagtatttttaaaaggcataggcattgatattattattagtgtattagtctgttctcacgctgctaataaagacatacccaagactgggtaatttataaaggaaagaggtttaatgaactcacagctccacatggctagggaggcctcacaatcatggtggaagacaaggaggagcaagtcacatcttacatggatggcagcaggcagagagaatgaGAACAAAGTGAAAGGGggttccccttataaaaccatcagatcttgtgagacttattcactaccatgagaacagtatgggggaactgcccccatgattgaattatcttccactgggtccttcccacacacgtgggaattatgagagctacaattcaagatgagatttgggttcaGATACAGCCAAACCGTG includes:
- the SCAND1 gene encoding LOW QUALITY PROTEIN: SCAN domain-containing protein 1 (The sequence of the model RefSeq protein was modified relative to this genomic sequence to represent the inferred CDS: deleted 1 base in 1 codon), which gives rise to MRLENARGRRFREPASGFRMLALRRGRREARDFYFRLPQALRWCRRSAEPTATGQRVTPRAGVMAATEPILGATGSLAAVPPEKPEGAGSSSDPELNSVGSKLPKASPPAPEPSSPNAAVPEAIPTPRAAASAARELPLGPAPVSVAPQAEAEARSPPGPAGSRLGPETFRQRFRQFRYQDAAGPREAFRQLRELSRQWLRPDIRTKEQIVEMLVQEQLLAILPEAARARRIRRRTDVRITG